The DNA region CTGTCTTAGCTCCTTGTTTTTACCCATTAAATTTTTGTATAAAATCTCAGTTCCCACCAAGATCAAAGGCACTCTAGCAAAATCAGCAATACGCCTTAAATCCTCCAAAGCCTTTAATGGCAAATACTCAGCCTCATCGACTATTAAAATCTTTTCATTTGCCTTTAAAAACCTAGCAATAGCCTTAAGCTTAGAAGCGTTATTGCTGCTTGCTTCTATCTTAAGAGCGTTTAAAAGCTCATCAAGCATTACGCCCACGCTTGTATGACAAGTTGCTTCGATTAAGATCGCTTGAGGCTTATTTTTGATAAACTCATTTATAATGGTGGTTTTTCCAGTGCCAGCCTCGCCAAAGATCAAAGCTATCTCTTTTTCATTGACCGCCTCGCTCATCACAAAGCTAGCCATAGAAAAATCAGAGCTTTTAAAGATCTTTTCTTCTTTAGGCTCACTTGTTTGCCTATCTTTATGATTTGCGATAAAATCTCTTATCTTTTTGCTCCACAAAGCCACATCGCCCTTATAAGTACCTGATTTAATCTGCGAGATCAAAGAAGCACTCGCCCCAATCGCCCTAGCTAATGCTGAGGGCTTCATACCACTAAGCTCTAAAAAGCTTTCAAGCTCTTTACTTAATTCTTGCATATTCAATCCTTTGTAATTTAAGCCTTTTAAAAAGGCTTTTAAAAACTTTTAAAGTGTGTTTAAATAGACTTTAAAAGCTTTTAAAAACCTTAATACCCTGCCTTTTTGGCTGCGTTTTCCCATTTTATGAACCTTTTTTCCTGCGTATTTGAGCTAACTTTGCTAGCCAAATGCTT from Campylobacter sp. MIT 99-7217 includes:
- a CDS encoding AAA family ATPase — its product is MQELSKELESFLELSGMKPSALARAIGASASLISQIKSGTYKGDVALWSKKIRDFIANHKDRQTSEPKEEKIFKSSDFSMASFVMSEAVNEKEIALIFGEAGTGKTTIINEFIKNKPQAILIEATCHTSVGVMLDELLNALKIEASSNNASKLKAIARFLKANEKILIVDEAEYLPLKALEDLRRIADFARVPLILVGTEILYKNLMGKNKELRQLYSRICGKWMMRGLSKDESDEFFGKGYFKFSNGNFRSSAKLLKKALRLAELEECELNDELLASASEMVIL